The genomic stretch cggaaaagtattcagaccctttactcagtactttgttgaagcacctttggcagcctcaagtcttttggggtatgatactacaaccttggcacacctgttttttggggagtttctcccattcctctctgcagatcctctccagctttgtcaggttggatggggagcatcgctgcacagctatttttatgtctctccagaaatgtttgttCATGTTCAAGTATGGGgtctggctggtccactcaaggacattcagagacttttcacGAAGCCACcactgcgttgttttggctgtgtgataagggtagttgtcctgttggaaggtgaaccttcgcgccagtgtgaggtcctgagcgctctggagtaggttttcatcaagaatctctctgtactttgctccgatcatctttccctctatcctgactagtctcccagtcgctgccgctgaaaaacttacccacagcatgatgctgccaccaccatgcttcactgtagggatggttccaggtttcctccagatgtgatgcttggcatttaggccaaagagttgaattttggtttcatcagacaagagaatcttgtttctcatggtctgagagtccttaaggtgccttttggcaaactccaagcaggctatcatgtgccttttactgaggagtggcttccgtctggccactctaccacaaaggcctgattggtggagttctgcacagatggttgtacttctggaaggttctcccatctccacagaggaactctggagctctgtcatggtgaccatcgggttcttggtcacttcccttaCCAAGGTCCGTCTCCCCCGATTGATCAGTTTGGACAGGCGGTcacctctaggaagagtcttggtggttccaaacatcatccatttaagaatgatggaagccactgtgttcttggggaccttcaatactgcagacattttttggtacccttccccagatctgtgcctctacccaatcctgtcttggagctctacggacaattctttcgacctcgtggcttggtttttgctctgacatgcactgtcaactgtgggaccatatatagacaggcATGTGCCTGTCCAAATCAtacccaatcaattgaatttaccacatgtggtaaagttgttgaaacatcttaaggatgatcaatggaaacaagatgcacaggagctcaatttagagtctcatagcaaagggtctgaattgtaatgaaataaggtttttctgtttttaatgtttaatacatttgccaaaattctaaaaaacagtttttgcttgcTTTGTAATTATaaggtattatgtgtagattgatgaggggggaaaaatattcagtccattttagaattaggctgtaacgttacaaaatgtggaaaaagtcaaggggtctgaatactttccgaatgcactgtattatgtgtgtgagcagatgatggagtgagtgtgtgtttgtgtgtagggcCCCTGTTAGTGTGCATAAAGAAAGTGCAAAACTAAAACTAAAAGCTCAATAAAGATACAAGGTTAACTCCGATTGTCCGTGTAgttattttgttagctatttatcagtcttattggTGGGAATAaaagctgttcaagagcctgttggtgccagacttgatgcaccggtactgcTTGCAGTGCAGAAGCAGACGATTGGTGGTTGTTGTCTTTAACGATTTTCCGGGACTTGCTAcaacaccgcctgatatagatgccctggatggcagggagcctggccccggtgatgtactgggttgtccgcgctaccctctgtagagccatGCGATCGAGGTAGGTACTATTGccacaccaggcagtgatgcagccagtcaaattGCCCtaaatggtacagctgtagaaccttttgaggatttgatgacccatgccaaaccttttcaaccgCCTGAAGGTGAAAAGGTGCTGTCGCGCCTTTGTTCACgactgtgcatgtgtgtttggaccatttgaAGTATTTAGTGATTTGCACACCGAGGACtaagcacacatccctgggttgtgGGGTGTGTTGCCTACCCTCTCCACCTGAggttggcctgtcaggaagtccaggatccagttgcagagctCCCTCTGTTCAGacccaacttgacacagctgtgggaagcatccctgtggaacactttcgacaccttgtagagtgcatgccctgacgaattgagggcAAAactgggtgcaactcaatattaggaaggtgttccaaatgttttgtacactcagtgtacaaaatCCGTGTCCCTTCGTAGTTTTTATTGCTCTCAGTTTGTCACTGTCAGAGTAGCCTCTTATTTAAGttatttgtgtggtattaaaaaatattctACTTATGCCTTCTATCATGTAAATGCGTTTATAAAAGTCATTTTTTTCAGACCCCGCTAAAAGATTCTCCCCATGTGTAGAAATCCAGAAAAAATGCTATAGACATGTTTAATAGCAATGGACATAGCCGCGGGAAGATGTTTTGAGTTGGAGGGGCTGGGATAAAAAtcccctttataataaagcattgcatgaaTAAATAATCACATTTGCATATTGGCATACAGTTGAGCAGACAGATTACTTAGTTACAGTATGGTGTACAAAACtacacaggcaggacagagaccagAGTTTTATGTAATGGCGTGATACGTTTCACAATTTGCAGCTAAGCCATAAATGCAGATACACACATTTGACATGTTTATGAATGGGATTATTTTCCCACTACAACCTAATTTTACAGGTAACCCAAGCCTTTTTACAAACTTTCATGGATTTGTGTAATGTCAATGGGATAGACTATATATCTGTTCTAGACATCTGTTGCCCATATACAATTTTTCTCCCCTCTAAACTGTGAGCAGCCATAGCAATATAAATACTGGTGATGGTTATGGTCTTTGGCATATGTCGAAAAATATACATTGGCTTTATTCACAACCCCTCTCACTCACTGTCCATGCTGAGAAGAAACATGGCTGCTTTGACAGATGGtttaaaaacacatttcacaATTCTACCTGCCTGTGAAGGTACCCAACATAAATCATTCACAATCCTCTTTCTTTGGCTTGGCTCTAGCATTGCTGCTTCTGAAATGCCATTAACAACAGTGGTCTCTTTAACACTGCTAAGGGCACTAGGGTAGTAGTATAGGctattatacaatgggtgggtctaatcctgaatgctgattggttaaaaccgcattccagctgtTACCACCATCTAAATCTATGAtcttaaaatgcctatttactctggtCCAGCTGACTGCGCAATACATTGTCATCAGCTCAGCCAGGCAATTTTTAAACTTCATCTCCaatataaaaagcatctagacattatctcccatttcttttTGACTCAAATGTCGTTTTCAACAGTGGATATTTGTATAgaccttgctctctgtctctaccgaAATTTGCagcattgtttcaatattcaaatttgatctccagctatcccatagtaatgaacgtgtcgggagtcgagatgagacagacaggtaggcagcttctctcagccagtcgaaatcatgaatcggcatcatttttatggatatatacaaagagcaatcaatagaaaacaggtaaaaCTAAACAAAGTGCAGCTACTTTGAAGTCGTTCCATTTTCAGTTTggagtgattgtgttagctgtgttgttggctagctctcAAGCAACAGTGTCCATTTTCTATGCCAAGTCATtgcaaaaattacagacaaacaagaaactacaa from Oncorhynchus clarkii lewisi isolate Uvic-CL-2024 chromosome 25, UVic_Ocla_1.0, whole genome shotgun sequence encodes the following:
- the LOC139383266 gene encoding uncharacterized protein is translated as MALQRVARTTQYITGARLPAIQGIYIRRCCSKSRKIVKDNNHQSSASALQAMSAVLKVPKNTVASIILKWMMFGTTKTLPRGDRLSKLINRGRRTLVREVTKNPMVTMTELQSSSVEMGEPSRSTTICAELHQSGLCGRVARRKPLLSKRHMIACLEFAKRHLKDSQTQNSTLWPKCQASHLEETWNHPYSEAWWWQHHAVGKFFSGSDWETSQ